A genomic region of Anopheles coustani chromosome 3, idAnoCousDA_361_x.2, whole genome shotgun sequence contains the following coding sequences:
- the LOC131260425 gene encoding uncharacterized protein LOC131260425, translating into MFSGDIPAYSPPSRTFFTPPLPRNYTNPFADKPTLRGTNSDSTIINTGTYANRRPLPPPSLMPGHERIPMRPPDLVPGAPGSGILPGGGPMNGGSLNPQKGPGGGSDPAYAPGGMSGPPSSQSMEAQRKKALNTPSEKSNKLDAAKNYDNQKPFLLDENANSSAILPNGMHFPSISRILSGSNGRPQMIPDVLLRSVTSAPRPNQPSYELGGNGPTSLSNSKNPAGVGGSPFGGGKPVGVDSGGDRDRDGSTDGDGGAGGGGGGGGVDGSNPDGEGRRPYDEDDEEEEDDSFDEGAHSGSTSNAVTTTVSSLHVLSSSSSPITQKMPNLNLKSVMVKNGTGEDGAGTGGTYGNDRNFQGEIADISTWTIAWNIHVYLSAILYTILAVYSIFKIIFYDKLTHLFSQSYFISIHLILIIICLLRIFYLCYDAYNIHFSFNLFTSEVLLNLPLTFLTTTFAILILFLLLRSINHKTNRYSSILRPLTIMIGSGVHVGLCITLHLVESYETQQFYHKQHQLQMQNKQLMMTAGGGGGGGRGAGHAPPPTNIQIPPRVLSLICQIIYIFICLSLGLLYLYMYRLLKRILHKSQNYIHGYNNLSYAIHITIATALLFILLAALQIYGAISISSQTKVKLSPSHTLHDGSAKKTLWASHIEIDWFQWGYQFSLRFIEIVIIALLSWVTGLKTGPSKVIQREKDMEQPNASGFALFPCTSSSSQENFETDYPAVCNTNRNLHTYTMRTGKPIYDDNFALNSLNLEQNSQQDLQLGGVGGPPGVVGVGGVVGGNDFQRSLETNSMRSSSHNYSNNYNGSNNDHMPEQGDDFLNDTETMPDHYENPNFELKHHNNQPHHHHQQQQQLSGSGSANQYHDIMDNCYSEPINAPQYDTKSLRGQPGHPMAQHRNYDFQNFERPNFDPTGHPTQQQQQQHGLPGAIPPAAAASISRGEFRASKNLKTLKSGQMQNDLGGGANTMGHHHYNHHNNMGGPVPPGGGNYGDSFDRRIGVRKSGTLNNIGAMHFNQHVGGGSGRGNNNSNSSASSSASSNNRAALQQQQQQQQRGRGPMSGAQTLSSSRSSNDHHHHHHHHHQPPPPPQPPAGHNFAIPGSFNDRLLNGGGVGGGDSLERNPHPHQQALSSQDNVSGNNFDEGLPNGPSAYYHSKKRSRESSSSSYTGGGGPGGAVPYPGNGSNDHQTESSSSPTASIGGSIGTPTTGVLPGKLGGPQQQENGSMLVAEQGFVRFRALEEPTLGSRTNLRNPENKGKLFMNS; encoded by the coding sequence ATGTTCTCCGGTGACATTCCCGCCTACTCGCCCCCATCGCGGACGTTCTTCACGCCACCACTCCCTCGCAACTACACGAACCCTTTCGCCGACAAGCCGACCCTGCGCGGCACCAACAGTGACAGCACGATCATCAACACGGGCACCTACGCCAACCGGCGCCCGTTGCCACCGCCCAGTCTGATGCCGGGCCACGAGAGGATCCCGATGCGTCCGCCAGACTTGGTACCGGGAGCACCAGGTAGTGGCATCCTTCCCGGCGGTGGTCCGATGAACGGAGGTTCGCTCAATCCCCAGAAAGGTCCGGGCGGAGGTTCGGATCCGGCGTACGCACCGGGCGGCATGTCCGGCCCACCGTCTTCACAGTCGATGGAAGCGCAGCGGAAGAAGGCCCTCAACACGCCGTCGGAAAAATCGAACAAGCTGGACGCGGCAAAGAACTACGACAACCAGAAGCCGTTCCTGCTGGATGAGAACGCGAACTCGAGCGCCATCCTGCCGAACGGGATGCACTTCCCGTCGATCTCGCGCATTCTGTCCGGCTCGAACGGACGCCCGCAGATGATCCCGGATGTGTTGCTGCGCTCGGTAACCTCTGCACCCCGGCCCAACCAACCGTCGTACGAGCTCGGTGGGAATGGTCCGACCTCGTTGAGCAACTCGAAGAATCCGGCCGGCGTTGGTGGATCACCTTTTGGCGGTGGGAAACCGGTTGGCGTCGATAGTGGAGGGGATCGAGACCGTGATGGATCAACCGATGGTgacggtggtgctggtggtggtggaggcggaGGAGGTGTCGATGGATCTAACCCCGATGGTGAAGGACGCCGACCGTACGATGAGGACgatgaggaggaagaggacgaCTCGTTCGATGAGGGTGCCCATTCGGGAAGTACCTCGAACGCGGTCACCACAACCGTCTCCTCGCTGCACGTTCTATCATCTTCATCCTCACCAATCACACAGAAAATGCCGAACCTAAACCTCAAATCGGTGATGGTGAAAAATGGCACTGGAGAAGATGGAGCCGGAACCGGTGGAACGTACGGGAACGATCGTAACTTCCAGGGTGAGATCGCAGACATCAGCACGTGGACGATCGCGTGGAACATCCACGTGTACCTATCCGCCATCCTGTACACCATCCTGGCCGTGTATAGCATTTTCAAGATCATCTTCTACGACAAGCTGACGCATCTGTTCTCGCAATCGTACTTCATCAGCATCCACCTGATCCTGATCATCATCTGCTTGCTGCGCATTTTCTATCTTTGCTACGACGCTTACAACATCCACTTCAGCTTCAATCTGTTTACGTCCGAGGTGCTACTGAACCTTCCGCTAACCTTCCTTACGACAACGTTCGCCATACTGATCCTCTTTCTACTGCTCCGATCGATCAACCACAAAACGAACCGGTACAGTTCGATCCTCCGCCCGCTCACCATCATGATCGGGTCGGGCGTTCACGTCGGGCTTTGTATAACGCTACATTTGGTCGAGTCGTACGAAACGCAACAGTTCTACCACAAACAGCACCAGCTGCagatgcaaaacaaacagctcATGATGACGgcgggaggtggtggtggtgggggtcgCGGTGCAGGTCAtgcaccaccaccgaccaaCATCCAGATCCCACCGCGCGTCCTCTCGCTCATCTGTCAGATCATCTATATCTTCATCTGTCTCAGCCTCGGCCTGCTGTACCTGTACATGTACCGGCTGCTGAAGCGAATCCTGCACAAGAGCCAGAACTACATCCACGGCTACAACAACCTCTCGTACGCGATCCACATCACGATCGCAACGGCATTGCTGTTCATTCTGCTTGCCGCGCTCCAGATCTACGGTGCGATCAGTATCAGTTCGCAGACGAAGGTGAAACTGTCACCGAGCCACACGCTGCACGATGGGTCGGCCAAGAAGACGCTCTGGGCGTCCCATATCGAGATCGATTGGTTCCAGTGGGGCTACCAGTTCAGTTTGCGGTTCATCGAGATCGTCATCATCGCGCTACTGTCGTGGGTGACTGGTTTGAAGACGGGTCCGTCGAAGGTGATCCAGCGGGAGAAGGATATGGAGCAACCGAACGCCAGTGGGTTCGCGCTGTTCCCGTGCACCTCGTCGTCGAGCCAGGAGAACTTCGAAACGGACTATCCGGCCGTGTGCAATACCAACCGTAACCTCCACACCTACACGATGCGCACTGGGAAACCGATCTACGATGATAACTTTGCGCTGAATTCGCTCAACCTCGAGCAGAACAGCCAGCAGGATCTGCAACTCGGTGGCGTTGGTGGACCGCCGGGTGTCGTAGGGGTCGGTGGGGTGGTCGGTGGAAACGACTTCCAACGATCGCTCGAAACGAACAGTATGCGCTCATCGTCGCACAACTACAGCAACAACTACAACGGTAGCAACAACGACCACATGCCGGAACAGGGTGACGATTTCCTCAACGACACGGAAACGATGCCGGATCACTACGAGAATCCGAACTTTGAGCTGAAACACCACAACAACCAgccgcatcatcatcatcagcagcaacagcagctcaGTGGCAGTGGTAGTGCGAACCAGTACCACGACATCATGGACAACTGCTACTCGGAGCCGATCAATGCGCCGCAGTACGATACGAAGTCACTTCGCGGGCAACCAGGCCACCCGATGGCACAGCATCGTAACTACGACTTCCAGAACTTCGAGCGACCCAACTTTGACCCGACGGGACATCcaacccagcagcagcagcagcagcatgggCTACCCGGTGCGATTCCGCCGGCCGCCGCAGCCTCGATATCGCGCGGTGAATTCCGGGCGTCGAAAAACCTCAAAACCCTCAAGAGCGGCCAGATGCAGAACGATCTCGGCGGTGGTGCGAACACGATGGGCCACCATCACTACAACCACCACAACAACATGGGCGGCCCGGTGCCACCCGGTGGCGGCAACTACGGTGATTCGTTCGATCGACGGATTGGCGTGCGGAAGAGCGGCACACTGAACAACATCGGTGCGATGCACTTCAACCAGCACGTCGGTGGTGGCAGTGGACGCGGTAATAACAACTCCAACTCGTCCGCCTCGTCGTCGGCCTCGTCGAACAATCGGGCCgcattgcagcagcagcagcaacagcagcaacgtgGCCGTGGTCCCATGTCCGGTGCGCAAACGTTAAGCTCGTCGCGCTCGTCGAacgatcaccatcaccaccatcaccaccatcatcaaccgccaccaccgcctcaGCCACCGGCTGGCCATAACTTTGCCATCCCGGGAAGCTTCAACGATCGGCTACTGAACGGTGGCGGTGTCGGAGGTGGTGATTCGCTCGAACGAAACCCACATCCACATCAACAGGCACTTTCCTCGCAGGACAACGTGAGCGGCAACAACTTCGACGAGGGACTGCCGAATGGACCGAGTGCGTACTACCACAGCAAGAAGCGATCGCGGGAGTCGTCCAGCTCGAGCTACACCGGTGGCGGTGGGCCGGGTGGAGCCGTGCCATACCCGGGCAACGGTAGCAACGATCATCAGACGGAATCGTCCTCATCGCCGACGGCCAGCATCGGTGGTAGCATCGGAACGCCGACGACGGGTGTGCTGCCGGGTAAGCTAGGTGGTCCGCAGCAACAGGAAAATGGTAGCATGCTGGTGGCGGAGCAAGGCTTCGTCCGGTTCCGGGCACTCGAGGAACCGACGCTCGGTTCGCGGACAAACCTCCGCAACCCGGAGAACAAGGGCAAGCTGTTCATGAACTCGTAA